Part of the Ziziphus jujuba cultivar Dongzao chromosome 8, ASM3175591v1 genome is shown below.
GAATGCTATacattatttgtttgaaaaccAGTTTTATGTCTTCAGTGCAGACCAAAGATGATAGAGTGGTACTGAATGCCAAAGTTGCAGGATTGCAGAAGAAATGGGATAACATATGCCAACGTCTTCATCACAGTCAATCATTGCCTGAGGCAAAATTGTTTCCTACCATTGTGGGCTTTCGTTCTGCCGAAAACAGAAAGGATGGTGCTGATAACCCAGGCAGCAACAAGGCAGATATTTCCTCAGATGAAACCAGGTGCATGAATGTGAATTCATGCATGCCCACTGGTATGGATAAGATTTCTGAATCACAAAAAAGCATTCCTTTTTCTGTAGTTTCCAAGCCTAAGAACCGGAGTGTCTTATCCGAATTATGGGAAAAACCTTCCAAAGATGAAGATCTTGAATCAGGTGGAATCAGGTCACCTTGCAGCTTGTCCAATTCAAGTGTGGAAGATGGCAGTCGAACATCTCCTGCATCTGCAACTTCAGTGACCACAGATTTAGGATTGGGGATATCCTCTTCTGGTTGTAATAAGGTGAAAGAgcctcaaaatcttaaaaatatggAGCATCAACGGGACATCTCAAGCCGCTTTTCTTCAAATGTTGATTTAGTTAATGGGTATATCTCAAACCATGCAGCTCAACCTCCATTATCATCGAGTCCTGACAATCACGAGCAGGTTGATCCAAGAGATGTTAAGATGCTTTTTAGAGCTCTCTTTGAGAGAGTAGGCTGGCAATGGGAAGCCATAAGTGTCATTAGCCAAACAATTGCCTGTCATcgaagaaaaagtgaaaaatgccATGAATCAAGCTACAAAGGCAAtatatggttaaattttattggaCCTGATAGGTTTGGTAAGAGGAAAATTGCAGTTGCTCTTGCTGAGTTATTATATGGGAACCGGGAAAACTTTATCGATGTGGATCTGAGCTCTCAAGATCAAATGGTTGGTTCGGGATCAATCTTTGAATGCCAATATATAAATGGTTATGATGTAAAGTTTAGAGGTAAGACAGTTGTTGATTATGTTGCTTGCAAACTGTGTAAGAAATCCTTGGCCGTTGTCTTCCTTGAAAACGTAGataagtctgatgtacttgttCAAAAAAGTTTGTCCCAGGCCATTTTGACTGGTAAATTTCCGGACTCATATGGAAGAGAAGTCAGCGTCAACAACATGATATTTGTGACAACTTCGACATTCTCAAAAGGTGACAATATACTTGATTCCAGGAAGGAACCCTCCAGCTACACAGAGGAAAGAATCTTAAGAGCAAAAGGATGGCCGGTGAAGATTAAAATCGAACATGCTATTGGAGGCATTAGTGTAAGCCAGAACCAGATGGTTACGGATACAATAAGAGAAGCTGTTTCCAGCCCAATCTTGGTGAATAAAAGGAAGCTCGTTGGTGTCAATGAGTTTCTAGAGCAGCAGGAAATCTCCGAGACACCCAAACGGGCTCACAAAACATCAACTGGGCATCTGGATCTGAACCTTCCCGCTGAGGATGATGAAGTACAACAGACAGATGAAGGAAGCTCTGAAAGTGACCCTGCCTCAGAAAACTCAAAGGCGTGGTTACAACAGTTGTTTGATAAGGTAGATGAAACAGTGGTTTTCAAACAGGTTGATTTCAATGCACTTGCTGAGAAAGTTCTTAAGGAGATAAAGAACGGCTTCCACAAATTTGTTCCCTCAGAGTGTCAGTTAGAGATCGACTCGAGAGTCATGGAACAATTGCTTGCAGCTGCATATTTGTCAGACAGATATGCAGAGGTGAAAGATTGGGTGGATCAAGTTCTTAGCAGGGGATTTGCAGAAATGTCAAAAAAGTACAGTCTCACTGCTTGTTCTATTGTAAAACTTGTTAGTTGTGAGGGCCTTTGCTTGGAGGAAGAAAAAGCTCCAAGAACTTTACTTCCACCTAGAATTATATTCTAAACTGATATTTTAGGAAATCCTTATTTTTGTAAGTAGACTGTATAATGTTAGCAGTTAGATGTAGTAAGCCATGTTGAGCCTGTTAATCCCATAATTTTGTTGGGCCTTTGTCAGGTTATGTTGTGCATGATATGTAATCTGCAGCTAGTGTCAGTGTGATTATTATGGTTGTTGTGCTAAATAAGCTGTTTCTGCTTTTGTTAATATATGTTTCTCAATCTAATGCCTCGTACAAACTTTTTTctgaatattttgtaatttatctTGCAAACCCTCTGTGCTCCATAGCACAAATGCCAAAAATAATCAGTGTTCATTTATTTGGTGACATCAGTATTGATCTCATTCAGGATTTTCTGCATATTCATTGTTTTCTCATTTATTTGCTTGTGAAAAGTGTACATGTCCTTTTAACTCAATAAGTTTCAACTGTAATCACTGAGATACCAATAATGCACAGGGTGCTCAGAGACCTTATACAATTATCTCTTAGAAAGTAGGGATTTTACCTTATCAAAAGAAGTTTtgcaagaaaatatttattaagaaaataatacaaaaaatttaaacttcgTTTTGGACTGCAAATACATTTACAAGTTACAATTAGACATTATGAGTTAAGAGTTTTGCTACGGCGAGCATACCATTGTAAGTATCACTTGTCAtttaatgattaaaaagaaatttatattttttcttttatttcttctttggactttcattatttttcttgaatgttttggttcatctttaattcaatataaaaataaaaaacaacattcaatatgaaaataaatacacCAATCAACCCactaaatccaaaaaaaataatattcatgtTAATAGTTGTTTTCATGTTAAATTAGAGATTAACAGTAATATTAGAGCAACGATGAAGAAATACAAAAGAAGGCCACTGGAGATATTTGTATGGGTAAAATAGTTCGACAGGGACACTTTGCAAGACACATCAGCAAGGTATGTCTAATAAGCAGTAACATCAACGGTAGTATCCTAATAGCTACAATGCCTCAGTTAAAAAGGAATGATTCGGGTTAAAAAACCGATACAAACGAAATAATCTCAGACATCTTAACTAAGACAAATTATCTGAAAGAAAAACACAATGTTGTAGGATCCGATATAAAAAACTACCCGAAAGaagtacaaaaacaaaaacaatacaaaCTACCTGAAAAAAgtacagaaacaaaaacaatactTGAGTAAATATCGGGATTTCTGAATCTTAAAAGAAAGGAGAATCCAATCAAGATAGGTCAAAATCTTACAGAATCATTTTAAAcagaattcaaataaaaatcaaaacggGGACAATAGAATTCCCAAAAAATCAGCCTAGGATATTATTATTAACCGGATAATATTATCTAATTcattattagaaaaaaagagGCACCCTGTTCAAGGTacactaaaaataaacaatcaacTACAATTAttgagtcaaaaaaaaaaaaaaaaaaaaagaactttgagTTCGTAAATCTAACTTGAGCGTTGGAGTGCCTTTGGCCGGTACCACATCAGTGCCAAGGTTAAGGTTACTTTGCTTTTCTGTCCCTTGTTTTGCAGTTTTATAACGTACATTCCAGTTGCTACCTTAGTATTTCACCCAGTTCGAAGCTGTCCAAATTTCAGCATCaacagtattattattatttttttttaatttttttagattaaaTGATAAGTGATGCTTAGCTCGTATGCTTGCTATTAGATACTCACTATGATAAAGCTCATTAAGtttacaacaacaacaacaacaacaaaaaaaaaaaaaaacttttcatcTAATGCTCACTGGACACCAAATGCTCATAATGTGCACCACTTGTTGCCAGTTAACCCCAAAATAAGATTTTCTCTTTTGCTATTTCtcctccattttttatttatttattttagtttcaatatatatattt
Proteins encoded:
- the LOC107413849 gene encoding protein SMAX1-LIKE 7 isoform X2, with amino-acid sequence MPTPVSVARQCLTSEAAHALDEAVAVARRRGHAQTTSLHAVSALLSLPSSALRDACARARNSAYSPRLQFKALELCLGVSLDRGTSTQLADDPPVSNSLMAAIKRSQANQRRQPENYHLYHQIPQQSSISCVKVELQHLILSILDDPVVSRVFGEAGFRSSEIKLAILRPFPQLLRYSRSQGPPMFLYNLTEYGTGSGRRGPVISFPGFPGFFCDGDENCRRIGEVLDRNKGRNPLLVGVCAYDALQSFTEALEKRKEGVLPVGLSGLNIISIEQDISRFVTEDFDEGSLNSRFSEVGLLAEQCLGPGLVVNFGDLKAFVGENGRGGTVSNVVEQLTKLMEDQVGKIWLIGAAASYESYLKFVNRFPAIEKEWDLQLLPITSPRSSMAESYPRSSLMESFVPFGGLFSAPSDLTLPMAASLGSSKELEGKTKDDRVVLNAKVAGLQKKWDNICQRLHHSQSLPEAKLFPTIVGFRSAENRKDGADNPGSNKADISSDETRCMNVNSCMPTGMDKISESQKSIPFSVVSKPKNRSVLSELWEKPSKDEDLESGGIRSPCSLSNSSVEDGSRTSPASATSVTTDLGLGISSSGCNKVKEPQNLKNMEHQRDISSRFSSNVDLVNGYISNHAAQPPLSSSPDNHEQVDPRDVKMLFRALFERVGWQWEAISVISQTIACHRRKSEKCHESSYKGNIWLNFIGPDRFGKRKIAVALAELLYGNRENFIDVDLSSQDQMVGSGSIFECQYINGYDVKFRGKTVVDYVACKLCKKSLAVVFLENVDKSDVLVQKSLSQAILTGKFPDSYGREVSVNNMIFVTTSTFSKGDNILDSRKEPSSYTEERILRAKGWPVKIKIEHAIGGISVSQNQMVTDTIREAVSSPILVNKRKLVGVNEFLEQQEISETPKRAHKTSTGHLDLNLPAEDDEVQQTDEGSSESDPASENSKAWLQQLFDKVDETVVFKQVDFNALAEKVLKEIKNGFHKFVPSECQLEIDSRVMEQLLAAAYLSDRYAEVKDWVDQVLSRGFAEMSKKYSLTACSIVKLVSCEGLCLEEEKAPRTLLPPRIIF
- the LOC107413849 gene encoding protein SMAX1-LIKE 7 isoform X1; protein product: MPTPVSVARQCLTSEAAHALDEAVAVARRRGHAQTTSLHAVSALLSLPSSALRDACARARNSAYSPRLQFKALELCLGVSLDRGTSTQLADDPPVSNSLMAAIKRSQANQRRQPENYHLYHQIPQQSSISCVKVELQHLILSILDDPVVSRVFGEAGFRSSEIKLAILRPFPQLLRYSRSQGPPMFLYNLTEYGTGSGRRGPVISFPGFPGFFCDGDENCRRIGEVLDRNKGRNPLLVGVCAYDALQSFTEALEKRKEGVLPVGLSGLNIISIEQDISRFVTEDFDEGSLNSRFSEVGLLAEQCLGPGLVVNFGDLKAFVGENGRGGTVSNVVEQLTKLMEDQVGKIWLIGAAASYESYLKFVNRFPAIEKEWDLQLLPITSPRSSMAESYPRSSLMESFVPFGGLFSAPSDLTLPVSGSFQCLPRCHQCNEKCEQEVFALSKEAFTTSVADQYQSSLPSWLQMAASLGSSKELEGKTKDDRVVLNAKVAGLQKKWDNICQRLHHSQSLPEAKLFPTIVGFRSAENRKDGADNPGSNKADISSDETRCMNVNSCMPTGMDKISESQKSIPFSVVSKPKNRSVLSELWEKPSKDEDLESGGIRSPCSLSNSSVEDGSRTSPASATSVTTDLGLGISSSGCNKVKEPQNLKNMEHQRDISSRFSSNVDLVNGYISNHAAQPPLSSSPDNHEQVDPRDVKMLFRALFERVGWQWEAISVISQTIACHRRKSEKCHESSYKGNIWLNFIGPDRFGKRKIAVALAELLYGNRENFIDVDLSSQDQMVGSGSIFECQYINGYDVKFRGKTVVDYVACKLCKKSLAVVFLENVDKSDVLVQKSLSQAILTGKFPDSYGREVSVNNMIFVTTSTFSKGDNILDSRKEPSSYTEERILRAKGWPVKIKIEHAIGGISVSQNQMVTDTIREAVSSPILVNKRKLVGVNEFLEQQEISETPKRAHKTSTGHLDLNLPAEDDEVQQTDEGSSESDPASENSKAWLQQLFDKVDETVVFKQVDFNALAEKVLKEIKNGFHKFVPSECQLEIDSRVMEQLLAAAYLSDRYAEVKDWVDQVLSRGFAEMSKKYSLTACSIVKLVSCEGLCLEEEKAPRTLLPPRIIF